In Citrus sinensis cultivar Valencia sweet orange chromosome 4, DVS_A1.0, whole genome shotgun sequence, one DNA window encodes the following:
- the LOC102617979 gene encoding uncharacterized protein LOC102617979 isoform X2 gives MAVTEEPILSRLDRLDNLLEEIRSCNRSPKSSCASTPSSGTFTSEGQASSVEFSPNSLEKHCRPIDRVVMETGVKGTVVERLDRIEAHVLKLCLQLEEELEAEKTREEEGDKKAHKKGLKQFVKQIVRGKGSHKNKHKDKTRTHFCLVT, from the exons ATGGCTGTCACTGAAGAACCAATTCTCTCTCGACTTGATCGTTTAGACAACTTG CTGGAGGAAATTAGAAGCTGCAACAGGTCACCTAAGAGCTCTTGCGCATCCACACCGTCAAGTGGGACCTTCACAAGTGAGGGTCAAGCATCGTCCGTTGAATTCTCCCCCAATAGTCTAGAGAAGCACTGCCGTCCGATTGATCGCGTGGTGATGGAGACTGGAGTGAAAGGAACAGTCGTAGAGAGACTTGATCGTATAGAAGCCCATGTACTCAAG CTGTGCCTGCAGTTGGAAGAAGAATTAGAAGCAGAGAAAACCAGAGAGGAGGAAGGTGACAAGAAGGCTCATAAGAAGGGACTCAAGCAATTTGTTAAACAAATTGTCAGAGGAAAGGGGTcgcataaaaataaacataaagaTAAAACAAGGACCCATTTCTGTTTAGTCACTTGA
- the LOC102617105 gene encoding cellulose synthase A catalytic subunit 3 [UDP-forming], which yields MESEGETGVKSIKNLGGQVCQICGDNVGKTVDGNPFVACDVCAFPVCRPCYEYERKDGNQSCPQCKTRYKKHKGSPAILGDREEDGDADDGASDFNYSSENQNQKQKISERMLGWHMRYGQGEDASAPKYDNEVSHNHIPRLTGGQEVSGELSAASPEHLSMASPGVGPGKRIHYSGDINQSPSIRVVDPVREFGSPGLGNVAWKERVDGWKMKQEKNVVPMSTGQATSERGGGDIDASTDVLVDDSLLNDEARQPLSRKVPIPSSRINPYRMVIFLRLIILGIFLYYRIKNPVHNAIALWLISVICEIWFAISWIFDQFPKWLPVNRETYLDRLSLRYEREGEPSQLAAVDIFVSTVDPLKEPPLVTANTVLSILAVDYPVDKVSCYVSDDGAAMLTFEALSETSEFARKWVPFCKKYNIEPRAPEWYFAQKIDYLKDKVQPSFVKDRRAMKREYEEFKIRINGLVAKAQKIPEEGWVMQDGTPWPGNNTRDHPGMIQVFLGENGGLDAEGNELPRLVYVSREKRPGFQHHKKAGAMNALVRVSAVLTNGPFLLNLDCDHYINNSKALREAMCFMMDPNLGKHVCYVQFPQRFDGIDRNDRYANRNTVFFDINLRGLDGIQGPVYVGTGCVFNRTALYGYEPPLKPKHRKPGLLSSLFGGSRKKNSKSSKKGSDKKKSSKHVDPTVPIFSLEDIEEGVEGAGFDDEKSLLMSQMSLEKRFGQSAVFVASTLMENGGVPQSATHETLLKEAIHVISCGYEDKTEWGSEIGWIYGSVTEDILTGFKMHARGWRSIYCMPKRPAFKGSAPINLSDRLNQVLRWALGSVEILFSRHCPIWYGYGGRLKFLERFAYVNTTIYPLTAIPLLMYCTLPAVCLLTNKFIMPQISNLASIVFISLFLSIFATGILEMRWSGVGIDEWWRNEQFWVIGGVSSHLFAVFQGLLKVLAGIDTNFTVTSKASDEDGDFTELYMFKWTTLLIPPTTLLVINLVGVVAGVSYAINSGYQSWGPLFGKLFFAFWVIVHLYPFLKGLMGRQNRTPTIVVVWSILLASIFSLLWVRVDPFTTRVTGPDVEQCGINC from the exons ATGGAATCAGAGGGAGAAACAGGG GTGAAGTCCATTAAGAACTTGGGTGGGCAGGTTTGCCAGATCTGTGGTGATAACGTCGGCAAAACTGTGGATGGTAATCCATTTGTTGCTTGCGATGTATGTGCATTTCCCGTTTGCAGACCCTGCTATGAGTATGAGAGGAAGGATGGGAACCAGTCTTGCCCTCAGTGCAAAACTAGATATAAAAAGCACAAAG GTAGTCCTGCTATTCTAGGGGATCGAGAAGAAGATGGCGATGCTGATGATGGAGCAAGCGATTTCAATTACTCATCggaaaatcaaaaccaaaagcaaaaaatttcAGAGCGCATGTTGGGCTGGCATATGAGATACGGACAAGGGGAGGATGCCAGTGCTCCAAAATATGACAATGAGGTTTCTCATAACCATATTCCTCGGCTGACTGGTGGGCAGGAG GTTTCTGGGGAACTGTCTGCTGCATCGCCTGAACATCTCTCCATGGCATCTCCTGGAGTTGGCCCTGGCAAACGTATCCATTACTCAGGCGATATTAATCAATCAC CTAGTATTAGGGTTGTGGATCCTGTAAGGGAGTTTGGATCACCTGGATTAGGCAATGTGGCATGGAAAGAGAGAGTTGATGGCTGGAAGATGAAGCAGGAGAAGAATGTTGTTCCTATGAGCACTGGTCAGGCAACATCTGAGAGGGGTGGTGGGGATATTGATGCTAGCACCGATGTGCTTGTGGATGATTCCTTACT GAATGATGAAGCCCGACAACCTCTCTCAAGGAAGGTTCCCATTCCATCATCTAGGATAAATCCTTACAGGATGGTTATTTTTCTGCGACTCATTATTCTTGGCATTTTCTTGTACTACCGAATAAAAAATCCTGTGCACAATGCCATTGCTCTGTGGTTGATATCTGTGATATGTGAGATCTGGTTTGCAATATCCTGGATATTTGATCAGTTCCCCAAATGGCTTCCAGTAAATCGCGAGACATATCTCGACAGGCTTTCTCTGAG GTATGAACGGGAAGGGGAACCATCACAGTTGGCTGCTGTTGACATTTTTGTCAGTACTGTTGACCCATTAAAGGAGCCTCCTCTTGTGACAGCCAACACTGTGCTGTCTATTCTTGCAGTTGACTACCCTGTTGACAAAGTCTCTTGCTATGTATCTGATGACGGTGCAGCTATGTTGACATTTGAAGCACTATCTGAAACGTCTGAATTTGCAAGAAAATGGGTACCCTTCTGCAAGAAATATAACATTGAACCTCGGGCTCCGGAATGGTACTTTGCTCAAAAAATTGACTACTTAAAGGATAAAGTCCAACCGTCATTTGTCAAAGATCGTAGAGCTATGAAG AGAgagtatgaagaatttaaaattcgTATCAATGGGCTTGTTGCCAAGGCACAAAAGATTCCTGAAGAAGGATGGGTTATGCAGGATGGTACCCCATGGCCTGGTAATAACACCAGAGACCATCCAGGAATGATCCAG GTTTTCTTGGGAGAAAATGGAGGTCTTGATGCTGAGGGCAATGAGTTGCCACGGTTGGTTTATGTTTCTCGTGAAAAGCGACCAGGCTTCCAACATCACAAGAAAGCTGGTGCTATGAATGCACTG GTTCGAGTGTCAGCAGTCCTTACTAATGGACCTTTCTTGTTGAATCTTGATTGTGATCATTACATTAACAATAGCAAAGCCTTGAGGGAGGCTATGTGTTTTATGATGGATCCCAATCTTGGGAAACATGTTTGTTATGTTCAGTTTCCTCAGAGATTTGATGGTATCGATAGGAACGATCGATATGCCAATCGCAATACTGTTTTCTTTGAT ATCAACTTGAGAGGTTTAGATGGCATTCAAGGTCCTGTTTATGTGGGTACTGGATGTGTCTTCAACAGGACAGCTTTATATGGTTATGAACCTCCACTTAAGCCTAAGCATAGAAAACCAGGGTTGCTATCTTCACTCTTTGGTGGTTCACGAAAGAAGAATTCAAAATCGAGTAAAAAGGGCTCTGATAAGAAGAAATCCAGCAAGCATGTGGACCCTACTGTGCCCATATTTAGTCTTGAGGACATAGAGGAAGGAGTGGAAG GTGCTGGATTTGATGATGAAAAGTCACTACTTATGTCACAAATGAGCCTGGAGAAGCGATTTGGTCAATCAGCTGTTTTTGTAGCTTCTACACTTATGGAGAATGGTGGTGTTCCACAGTCTGCAACACATGAAACTCTTCTTAAGGAGGCCATTCATGTTATCAGTTGTGGTTACGAGGATAAAACAGAATGGGGATCTGAG ATAGGATGGATTTATGGTTCTGTTACGGAAGATATTCTTACAGGATTCAAGATGCATGCCCGTGGTTGGCGGTCAATTTACTGCATGCCTAAGCGCCCAGCCTTTAAAGGGTCTGCTCCTATTAATCTTTCAGATCGTCTAAACCAAGTGCTTCGGTGGGCTCTAGGTTCTGTGGAAATTCTTTTCAGTCGGCACTGTCCTATCTGGTATGGTTATGGTGGTCGATTGAAATTTCTTGAGAGGTTTGCTTATGTGAACACCACTATCTACCCTCTCACTGCAATTCCTCTTCTCATGTATTGCACGCTGCCAGCTGTCTGTCTATTAACGAACAAGTTCATTATGCCTCAG ATTAGTAACCTTGCCAGTATAGTGtttatttctctctttctGTCCATCTTTGCCACTGGTATTCTAGAAATGAGGTGGAGTGGTGTTGGAATCGATGAATGGTGGAGAAACGAACAGTTTTGGGTTATTGGCGGTGTTTCATCCCATCTATTTGCTGTTTTCCAAGGTCTTCTCAAAGTACTTGCTGGTATTGACACCAACTTCACTGTCACCTCCAAGGCATCAGATGAAGACGGAGATTTTACTGAGCTCTATATGTTCAAATGGACAACACTACTTATTCCACCAACAACTCTTCTTGTCATAAACTTGGTTGGCGTAGTTGCGGGTGTCTCGTATGCCATCAACAGCGGTTATCAATCATGGGGTCCTCTCTTTGGTAAGCTATTCTTTGCCTTTTGGGTGATCGTCCATCTTTACCCCTTCCTCAAAGGTTTGATGGGACGCCAAAACCGGACACCCACCATTGTTGTCGTGTGGTCAATTCTCCTTGCCTCCATATTCTCTTTACTATGGGTGCGAGTTGATCCCTTTACCACCAGAGTCACTGGTCCTGATGTCGAGCAATGTGGAATCAACTGCTGA
- the LOC102617979 gene encoding uncharacterized protein LOC102617979 isoform X1 produces the protein MAVTEEPILSRLDRLDNLLRQLEEIRSCNRSPKSSCASTPSSGTFTSEGQASSVEFSPNSLEKHCRPIDRVVMETGVKGTVVERLDRIEAHVLKLCLQLEEELEAEKTREEEGDKKAHKKGLKQFVKQIVRGKGSHKNKHKDKTRTHFCLVT, from the exons ATGGCTGTCACTGAAGAACCAATTCTCTCTCGACTTGATCGTTTAGACAACTTG TTGAGGCAGCTGGAGGAAATTAGAAGCTGCAACAGGTCACCTAAGAGCTCTTGCGCATCCACACCGTCAAGTGGGACCTTCACAAGTGAGGGTCAAGCATCGTCCGTTGAATTCTCCCCCAATAGTCTAGAGAAGCACTGCCGTCCGATTGATCGCGTGGTGATGGAGACTGGAGTGAAAGGAACAGTCGTAGAGAGACTTGATCGTATAGAAGCCCATGTACTCAAG CTGTGCCTGCAGTTGGAAGAAGAATTAGAAGCAGAGAAAACCAGAGAGGAGGAAGGTGACAAGAAGGCTCATAAGAAGGGACTCAAGCAATTTGTTAAACAAATTGTCAGAGGAAAGGGGTcgcataaaaataaacataaagaTAAAACAAGGACCCATTTCTGTTTAGTCACTTGA
- the LOC102616601 gene encoding uncharacterized protein LOC102616601, with protein MASFGSLKSKIFDREERKQQYQAQIRGLNAYDRHNKFLKDYVAFYGKEKPMSLKLPVKTDQDTLREGFRFIRSEEDDKDSSWEQRLVKRYYDKLFKEYCIADMLHYKSGKIGLRWRTEKEVIAGKGQFVCGNKHCDEKDGLASYEVNFTYVEAGENKQALVKLVTCERCAEKLHYKRRKEKEQLDRREKEENKRKRYQSRSDHDTDEENEESKERRKISERRDKKEHKRKREISLSDDDTEEKHDRKGLEKKEKEELKRNRDESGSDSDSNKVYKSSKEKRKERKASSSAGNHSVNNDDNFDEFMEGMFP; from the exons ATGGCCTCTTTCGGCTCTCTCAAGTCCAAAATCTTCGatagagaagagagaaagca GCAGTACCAAGCGCAAATTCGAGGACTCAATGCCTATGATCgccacaataaattcttaaaagaTTACG TTGCCTTTTATGGGAAAGAAAAGCCTATGAGTCTTAAGTTACCTGTTAAAACTGATCAAGACACTCTACGAGAAGGATTTCG ATTCATACGTTCTGAAGAAGATGATAAGGATTCATCGTGGGAACAGAGGCTAGTGAAGCGTTATTATGATAAGCTTTTTAAAGA ATATTGCATAGCCGACATGTTGCATTACAAGAGTGGCAAG atTGGTTTGAGATGGAGGACAGAGAAGGAGGTTATAGCCGGCAAAG GGCAGTTCGTATGTGGTAACAAACATTGTGATGAAAAAGATGGCCTAGCAAGCTATGAG GTGAACTTTACTTACGTCGAAGCTGGAGAAAATAAACAAGCACTTGTGAAATTGGTAACTTGTGAAAG ATGTGCGGAGAAGCTTCATTACAAAAGAAGGAAAGAGAAGGAGCAATTAgatagaagagaaaaagaggagaaCAAAAGGAAGAG GTATCAGTCTAGAAGTGACCATGATACAGACGAGGAAAATGAGGAGAGCAAGGAGAGGAGAAAAATTTCAGAAAGAAGAGATAAAAAAGAGCACAAAAGGAAGAG GGAAATCTCATTGAGTGATGACGATACAGAAGAGAAGCATGACAGAAAAggtttggaaaaaaaagagaaagaagagctCAAGAGGAACAG AGATGAATCAGGTAGTGACAGTGACTCAAACAAGGTGTACAAGAGTagcaaagagaaaagaaaag AAAGGAAAGCTTCAAGTTCGGCTGGCAATCATAGTGTCAATAATGACGACAACTTCGATGAATTTATGGAGGGAATGTTCCCATGA
- the LOC102617979 gene encoding uncharacterized protein LOC102617979 isoform X3 has protein sequence MAVTEEPILSRLDRLDNLLRQLEEIRSCNRSPKSSCASTPSSGTFTSEGQASSVEFSPNSLEKHCRPIDRVVMETGVKGTVVERLDRIEAHVLKLEEELEAEKTREEEGDKKAHKKGLKQFVKQIVRGKGSHKNKHKDKTRTHFCLVT, from the exons ATGGCTGTCACTGAAGAACCAATTCTCTCTCGACTTGATCGTTTAGACAACTTG TTGAGGCAGCTGGAGGAAATTAGAAGCTGCAACAGGTCACCTAAGAGCTCTTGCGCATCCACACCGTCAAGTGGGACCTTCACAAGTGAGGGTCAAGCATCGTCCGTTGAATTCTCCCCCAATAGTCTAGAGAAGCACTGCCGTCCGATTGATCGCGTGGTGATGGAGACTGGAGTGAAAGGAACAGTCGTAGAGAGACTTGATCGTATAGAAGCCCATGTACTCAAG TTGGAAGAAGAATTAGAAGCAGAGAAAACCAGAGAGGAGGAAGGTGACAAGAAGGCTCATAAGAAGGGACTCAAGCAATTTGTTAAACAAATTGTCAGAGGAAAGGGGTcgcataaaaataaacataaagaTAAAACAAGGACCCATTTCTGTTTAGTCACTTGA